The Deinococcus koreensis genome window below encodes:
- the hflX gene encoding GTPase HflX, whose protein sequence is MLGNTSGLRPAQIKSLSNLYRRRIEPGRVGSPELARNLAELSDDIRREVSVLIDRRGRVLSVSVADAKGAELPDLRMGENRLAGFHLLHTHPRGGALSKGDLSTLFLRRLDAVSAIEVRGEGQPGLVHTAHLTPPGTVGEEEDWRILPPVPAFQIDEFDLGAQVTALEEEIARAARTRVSKKDHERAILVQIDQGEFDAEERLSELAELARTAGAEVVHRELVFRRHLKAGTLVGAGKLEELTSRAYHLDADLLIFGQELGPAQAREIEAATGLKIIDRTQLILDIFALHAQGVESRLQVELAQLRYMKPRLLGAGAALSRIGGGGGSAAGGAIGTRGPGETKLELDRRRINDRLSFLEKQLEGVAQRREERRKTRERNAVPVISIVGYTNAGKSTLLNAFTHAAEEPRRVLAENKLFATLRPTSRQGYLEGVGPVVLTDTVGFIRDLPKDLTRAFRSTLEEIGDADVLLHVVDAASPGADTRLDAVNRILEELGFVGLPTVIALNKADAADPDVLEREIERTEGGIPVSALKNMGIAELKEALTDAVALVQRTELAQREEAKELAAQYR, encoded by the coding sequence GTGCTTGGCAATACCTCGGGCCTCAGGCCCGCCCAGATCAAGTCCCTGAGCAACCTCTACCGCCGCCGCATCGAGCCGGGCCGCGTGGGCTCGCCGGAACTGGCGCGCAACCTCGCCGAACTCTCGGACGACATCCGCCGCGAGGTGAGCGTGCTGATCGACCGGCGCGGCCGCGTGCTCAGCGTCTCGGTGGCCGACGCCAAGGGCGCCGAACTGCCCGACCTCCGCATGGGCGAGAACCGCCTCGCGGGCTTTCACCTGCTGCACACCCACCCACGCGGCGGAGCGCTGAGCAAGGGCGACCTCTCCACGCTGTTCCTCAGGCGCCTGGACGCAGTGAGCGCCATCGAGGTGCGGGGCGAGGGCCAGCCGGGGCTGGTGCACACCGCCCACCTCACGCCGCCCGGCACGGTGGGCGAGGAAGAGGACTGGCGCATCCTGCCGCCCGTGCCCGCCTTCCAGATCGACGAGTTCGACCTGGGCGCGCAGGTCACGGCGCTGGAGGAGGAAATCGCCCGCGCCGCGCGCACACGTGTCTCGAAAAAAGACCATGAGCGCGCCATCCTGGTGCAGATCGACCAGGGCGAATTCGACGCCGAGGAGCGCCTCTCGGAGCTGGCCGAACTGGCGCGCACGGCCGGCGCCGAGGTCGTGCACAGGGAACTGGTGTTCCGCCGCCACCTGAAGGCCGGCACGCTGGTCGGGGCCGGCAAGCTGGAGGAACTGACCAGCCGGGCCTACCACCTGGACGCCGACCTGCTGATCTTCGGGCAGGAACTGGGCCCGGCCCAGGCGCGCGAGATCGAGGCCGCCACGGGCCTGAAGATCATCGACCGCACGCAACTTATTCTGGACATCTTCGCGCTGCACGCGCAGGGCGTGGAATCTCGGCTGCAGGTCGAGCTGGCGCAGCTGCGCTACATGAAGCCCCGCCTGCTGGGGGCGGGGGCGGCCCTCTCGCGCATCGGGGGCGGCGGGGGCAGCGCGGCGGGCGGCGCCATCGGCACGCGCGGGCCGGGGGAAACGAAGCTGGAGCTGGATCGGCGGCGCATCAACGACCGCCTCAGCTTTCTGGAAAAGCAGCTCGAAGGGGTCGCGCAGCGGCGCGAGGAACGCCGCAAGACCCGCGAGCGCAACGCCGTGCCGGTCATCTCGATCGTCGGGTACACCAACGCCGGCAAGAGCACGCTGCTGAACGCCTTCACCCACGCGGCCGAGGAACCGCGCCGGGTGCTGGCCGAGAACAAGCTGTTCGCCACGCTGCGCCCCACCTCCCGCCAGGGCTATCTGGAGGGGGTCGGGCCGGTCGTGCTCACCGACACCGTGGGCTTTATCCGCGACCTGCCCAAAGACCTGACGCGGGCCTTCCGGAGCACGCTGGAGGAAATCGGCGACGCCGACGTGCTGCTGCACGTGGTCGATGCCGCCAGCCCCGGCGCCGACACCCGCCTGGACGCGGTCAACCGCATCCTGGAGGAGCTGGGCTTCGTGGGCCTGCCCACCGTGATCGCGCTGAACAAGGCCGACGCCGCCGACCCCGACGTGCTGGAACGCGAGATCGAGCGCACCGAGGGCGGCATCCCGGTCAGTGCCCTGAAGAACATGGGGATTGCGGAGCTGAAGGAGGCCCTGACGGACGCGGTGGCCCTGGTGCAGCGCACAGAACTGGCCCAGCGCGAGGAAGCGAAGGAACTGGCCGCGCAGTACCGCTAG
- a CDS encoding PQQ-dependent sugar dehydrogenase, whose protein sequence is MTSVTARQTVAFLLTCALGAGLGTASGQQVRFTPVLSGLEQATAITHAGDGSGRLYIAQQSGLIRVAEGGKLRAAPFLDLSGLTRAGGERGLLGLAFDPAYKTNRRLYVHYTDQNGDTVLARYAAAADFSRADPGSARILFTAKQPYANHNGGQLAFGPDGFLYLGLGDGGSGGDPQNNAQNLASPLGKLLRFDVKGEGAKPAAGNPFAGRQGANANVWAYGLRNPWRFSFDRESGNLVIADVGQNAFEEVDFQPRASKGGENYGWRVREGRQCYEQNCKAGGFREPVLVYGRQEGQSITGGYVYRGRALPALKGQYVFGDFASGTVWAAPATGTTWTKRTLGKVESPSTFGEDEAGEVYVAEYGSGRILKLTGGN, encoded by the coding sequence ATGACTTCCGTAACAGCTCGTCAGACGGTGGCGTTCCTCCTGACCTGCGCGCTGGGCGCCGGGCTGGGCACGGCGTCCGGGCAGCAGGTTCGTTTCACCCCCGTCCTGAGCGGGCTGGAGCAGGCCACGGCCATCACCCACGCGGGCGACGGCTCGGGGCGGCTGTACATCGCCCAGCAAAGCGGCCTGATCCGCGTGGCCGAGGGGGGCAAGCTGCGGGCCGCGCCGTTCCTCGACCTGAGCGGGCTGACCCGCGCGGGCGGCGAGCGGGGCCTGCTGGGTCTGGCCTTCGATCCGGCCTACAAGACCAACCGCCGCCTGTACGTGCATTACACCGACCAGAACGGCGACACCGTACTCGCCCGCTACGCCGCGGCCGCCGACTTCAGCCGCGCCGATCCCGGCAGCGCCAGGATCCTGTTCACCGCCAAACAGCCCTACGCCAACCACAACGGCGGCCAGCTCGCCTTCGGCCCCGACGGCTTCCTGTACCTGGGCCTGGGCGACGGCGGCTCGGGCGGCGATCCCCAGAACAACGCGCAGAATCTGGCCTCGCCGCTGGGCAAACTGCTGCGCTTCGACGTGAAGGGCGAAGGTGCCAAGCCGGCCGCCGGCAATCCCTTCGCGGGCCGGCAGGGCGCCAACGCGAACGTCTGGGCTTACGGCCTGCGCAACCCCTGGCGCTTCTCCTTCGACCGCGAGAGCGGCAACCTCGTGATCGCGGACGTGGGGCAGAACGCCTTCGAGGAGGTGGACTTCCAGCCCCGTGCCAGCAAGGGCGGCGAGAATTACGGCTGGCGCGTGCGCGAGGGCCGGCAGTGCTACGAGCAGAACTGCAAGGCCGGCGGCTTCCGGGAGCCGGTGCTCGTCTACGGCCGCCAGGAAGGCCAGAGCATCACCGGTGGCTACGTGTACCGGGGCCGCGCCCTGCCCGCCCTGAAGGGCCAGTACGTCTTCGGGGACTTCGCCTCCGGCACCGTCTGGGCCGCGCCCGCCACTGGCACGACCTGGACGAAGCGCACGCTGGGCAAGGTGGAGAGCCCCAGCACCTTCGGTGAGGACGAGGCCGGCGAGGTGTATGTGGCGGAATACGGTTCCGGCCGCATCCTGAAGCTCACGGGCGGCAACTGA
- the rpsG gene encoding 30S ribosomal protein S7, translating to MARRRQAEVRPIQPDLVYQDVLVSAIINRIMQDGKKNLASRIFYGAMKLVQERTGQESLKIFKQAFDNVKPRVEVRSRRVGGSTYQVPVEVGPRRQQSLTLRWMISAVDSRPERTAIERLAGEIMDAAQGRGGAIKKKDDIERMAEANRAYAHYRW from the coding sequence ATGGCACGTCGTCGCCAAGCAGAAGTGCGCCCCATCCAGCCCGATCTGGTGTATCAGGATGTGCTGGTCAGCGCGATCATCAACCGCATCATGCAGGATGGCAAGAAGAACCTCGCCAGCCGCATCTTCTACGGCGCCATGAAGCTGGTGCAGGAGCGCACCGGCCAGGAGTCGCTGAAGATCTTCAAGCAGGCCTTCGACAACGTCAAGCCGCGCGTGGAGGTTCGCAGCCGCCGCGTGGGAGGCTCGACCTATCAGGTGCCCGTGGAAGTCGGCCCGCGCCGTCAGCAGAGCCTGACCCTGCGCTGGATGATCAGTGCCGTGGACAGCCGCCCCGAGCGCACCGCCATCGAGCGTCTGGCCGGCGAGATCATGGACGCCGCCCAGGGCCGTGGCGGCGCCATCAAGAAGAAGGACGACATCGAGCGCATGGCGGAAGCCAACCGCGCCTACGCCCACTACCGCTGGTAA
- a CDS encoding endonuclease/exonuclease/phosphatase family protein: protein MTPAWIYLLLVALTWGLGEVVGERTLPTLLLAYAPPLLWLLPAPLVVGWALWRRQGRRVALAGALLAAWGAGLLHGRPQAEGALRVVTYNVLQGRRATPEHLARQLASLNADVILLQESNFTRADFGEALQDGLPGYRAVLATEVTTLTRLPLLDSRRVALPRHHRDVLVTTLRWEGQPLTVVNAHLGTVQVVDALAGDFAYLRRTRDARTAQVRALEDIATSPHGPLLLGGDLNTPPRGPVYRQLRRAFGPDAHDLAGRGPGWTFPSLAVRIDHLLTRDLTPTRTRTLPWTLSDHRPLVVDYRRLESR, encoded by the coding sequence GTGACCCCCGCCTGGATCTATCTGCTGCTGGTCGCCCTGACCTGGGGGCTGGGAGAGGTCGTGGGCGAGCGGACACTGCCGACCCTGCTGCTCGCCTACGCCCCGCCCCTGCTGTGGCTGCTGCCGGCGCCGCTGGTGGTGGGCTGGGCGCTCTGGCGCCGGCAGGGACGCCGGGTGGCGCTGGCGGGAGCGCTGCTGGCCGCGTGGGGGGCAGGACTGCTCCATGGGCGACCCCAGGCCGAGGGCGCACTGCGGGTCGTGACCTACAACGTCCTGCAGGGCCGGCGCGCCACGCCAGAGCACCTCGCCCGACAGCTCGCCAGCCTGAACGCCGACGTGATCCTGCTTCAGGAGTCGAACTTTACGCGGGCCGACTTCGGCGAGGCGCTGCAAGACGGCCTGCCGGGATACCGGGCCGTCCTCGCCACCGAGGTGACCACGCTGACCCGCCTGCCGCTGCTGGACAGCCGCCGCGTGGCCCTGCCGCGCCACCACCGCGACGTGCTGGTCACGACGCTGCGCTGGGAGGGCCAGCCGCTGACCGTGGTCAACGCGCACCTGGGGACGGTGCAGGTCGTCGACGCGCTGGCCGGCGACTTCGCCTACCTGCGCCGCACCCGCGATGCCCGGACGGCGCAGGTTCGGGCGCTGGAGGACATCGCCACTTCTCCCCACGGGCCGCTCCTGCTGGGCGGCGACCTGAACACCCCGCCGCGTGGGCCGGTCTATCGCCAGCTCCGCAGGGCCTTCGGCCCCGACGCGCATGACCTGGCCGGACGCGGGCCGGGCTGGACGTTCCCCTCGCTGGCCGTCCGGATCGACCATCTGCTGACCCGCGACCTGACGCCGACCCGTACCCGGACCTTGCCCTGGACGCTCAGCGACCACCGGCCCCTGGTCGTGGACTACCGGCGTCTGGAGTCCCGGTGA
- a CDS encoding GGDEF domain-containing protein, which translates to MPDSSGPSPLERQLHEIRFWIVVLTNAAFLLYTVSATVLDPEPLTLRTILNGDHTNRYLGFLISGLGLLATLRWPRAVTLIYGPYLLALLVVSVIEVRNTVQTAIMPFHLALWLSVNMAIVFLVYGARRGLALCGAILGAIALALLSVAPLHDYLLIDWITTLLVMTLSGATSYMLISLIESNMLINERTIAELRSARIDAVTGIYGRAHIEQLMEEQLQVTRVNGEPLSVIMGDIDHFKSINDRFGHQHGDEVLRAFALTLRRCAEPLGGVVGRWGGEEFMVVLPARSAEQARALAEQVCHILGEQRMAEIEVTASFGVSSSASGSRPGTVAGPAFGAVSSSLPRVPEFSASDLVIAADQALYRAKHDGRNCVR; encoded by the coding sequence TTGCCGGACAGCTCGGGGCCGTCACCGCTGGAGCGTCAGCTCCACGAGATCCGGTTCTGGATCGTCGTGCTGACCAACGCGGCCTTCCTGCTGTACACCGTCAGCGCGACCGTACTCGACCCCGAGCCGCTGACCCTGCGCACCATCCTGAACGGCGATCACACCAACCGCTACCTGGGCTTCCTGATCAGCGGGCTGGGCCTGCTGGCGACCCTGCGCTGGCCGCGCGCCGTGACCCTGATCTACGGGCCCTACCTGCTGGCGCTGCTGGTGGTCAGTGTGATCGAGGTGCGGAACACGGTGCAGACGGCCATCATGCCCTTTCACCTGGCGCTGTGGCTGAGCGTGAACATGGCGATCGTGTTTCTGGTGTACGGCGCGCGGCGGGGACTGGCCCTGTGCGGCGCGATCCTGGGCGCCATCGCCCTGGCGTTGCTGAGCGTCGCGCCTCTGCACGACTACCTGCTCATCGACTGGATCACCACCCTGCTCGTCATGACCCTCTCGGGGGCCACGAGCTACATGCTGATCTCGCTGATCGAGAGCAACATGCTGATCAACGAGCGCACCATCGCGGAGCTGAGATCGGCGCGGATCGACGCGGTGACCGGGATCTATGGCCGCGCCCACATCGAACAGCTCATGGAGGAGCAGTTGCAGGTCACGCGGGTCAATGGCGAGCCCCTGAGCGTGATCATGGGCGACATCGACCATTTCAAGTCGATCAACGACCGCTTCGGCCACCAGCACGGCGACGAGGTGCTGCGGGCCTTCGCGCTGACCCTGCGACGCTGCGCCGAACCGCTGGGCGGCGTGGTCGGGCGCTGGGGCGGCGAGGAGTTCATGGTGGTGCTGCCGGCCCGCTCCGCCGAGCAGGCCCGCGCGCTGGCCGAGCAGGTCTGCCACATCCTGGGCGAGCAGCGCATGGCGGAGATCGAGGTCACGGCCAGCTTCGGGGTCTCCAGCTCGGCGTCCGGTTCCAGGCCGGGCACGGTGGCCGGCCCGGCGTTCGGCGCGGTTTCCAGTTCACTGCCCCGCGTGCCGGAATTCAGCGCCAGCGATCTGGTCATCGCCGCCGATCAGGCCCTCTACCGGGCCAAGCACGACGGCCGCAACTGTGTGCGCTGA
- the rpsL gene encoding 30S ribosomal protein S12, whose protein sequence is MPTTQQLLRKGRLTLQKKSKVPALKGSPFRRGVCTVVKTTTPKKPNSALRKIARVRLSSGFEVTAYIPGEGHNLQEHSVVLIRGGRVKDLPGVRYHIVRGSLDTQGVKDRNKSRSKYGTKKPKAGAAAAGAKKK, encoded by the coding sequence CTGCCTACCACCCAGCAACTGCTCCGTAAAGGTCGCCTGACCCTCCAGAAGAAGAGCAAGGTTCCTGCCCTCAAGGGCAGCCCCTTCCGCCGTGGCGTCTGCACGGTCGTGAAGACCACCACCCCGAAGAAGCCCAACTCGGCGCTGCGCAAGATCGCCCGTGTGCGCCTCTCCAGCGGCTTCGAGGTCACCGCCTACATCCCCGGCGAGGGCCACAACCTGCAGGAACACTCCGTCGTGCTGATCCGCGGCGGCCGTGTGAAGGATCTTCCCGGCGTGCGCTACCACATCGTGCGCGGCTCGCTCGACACCCAGGGCGTGAAAGACCGGAACAAGAGCCGCTCCAAGTACGGCACGAAGAAGCCCAAGGCCGGCGCGGCCGCTGCGGGCGCCAAGAAGAAGTAA
- a CDS encoding endonuclease/exonuclease/phosphatase family protein, which translates to MFRSRLFRSRLAWLYLIGVALIWAAADLIGERTLPTLLLAYTPALVWLLPAPLVVLWTLARRRGLAVALAGTLLAAWSAGLLHWRPQTQGELRVLTFNVARGYQTTPQRLGALLAGSRADIILLQEANFAEGGYDEALARALPGYRVLRAYETTTLTRLPVISSRKVNYPSDWREVLVTRVRWRGQPLSVVNAHPGRLKFGNALAGDFTLLRPSLTQRAGQIETVLDVIGGESGLLLLGGDLNTPPRGLTYRALRRAAGPDAFEQAGRGPGWTFPSLKTRIDHQLSRGLTATRARVLDARESDHRPLLVEYR; encoded by the coding sequence ATGTTCCGCTCCCGACTGTTCCGTTCCAGACTGGCTTGGCTCTATCTGATCGGTGTGGCGCTGATCTGGGCGGCGGCGGATCTGATCGGCGAGCGCACCCTGCCCACCCTGCTGCTGGCCTATACCCCCGCGCTGGTCTGGCTGCTGCCCGCCCCGCTGGTGGTGCTCTGGACACTGGCGCGGCGGCGCGGGCTGGCCGTGGCCCTGGCCGGAACACTGCTGGCGGCCTGGAGCGCCGGCCTGCTGCACTGGCGTCCCCAGACCCAGGGCGAGCTGCGGGTGCTGACCTTCAACGTGGCGCGCGGGTACCAGACGACCCCCCAGAGGCTCGGCGCCCTGCTGGCCGGCAGCCGCGCTGACATCATCCTGCTGCAGGAGGCCAATTTCGCCGAAGGCGGCTACGACGAGGCCCTGGCCCGCGCCCTGCCCGGATACCGGGTGCTGCGCGCCTACGAGACGACCACGCTGACCCGGCTGCCGGTGATCTCATCGCGCAAGGTGAACTACCCGTCCGACTGGCGGGAGGTGCTGGTCACGCGGGTGCGGTGGCGGGGACAGCCGCTGAGCGTGGTGAACGCCCACCCGGGCCGGCTCAAGTTCGGGAACGCCCTGGCCGGCGACTTCACGCTGCTGCGGCCCAGCCTGACGCAGCGGGCCGGGCAGATCGAGACCGTACTGGACGTGATCGGGGGTGAATCCGGCCTGCTCCTGCTGGGCGGCGACCTGAACACCCCGCCGCGTGGCCTGACCTACCGGGCCCTGCGACGGGCTGCCGGGCCGGACGCCTTCGAGCAGGCTGGACGCGGCCCCGGCTGGACGTTCCCCAGCCTGAAAACCCGCATCGACCACCAGCTGAGCCGGGGGCTGACGGCCACGCGCGCCCGGGTACTGGACGCTCGCGAGAGCGACCACCGGCCCCTGCTGGTCGAGTACCGCTGA